AAACAGAATATCCGGtttgaataatttttttcaaatgacTCTACATGCTTGAAAGACTCAAAGTTTTTGTTTGTCCATTTCGTTCAGGGTTTTGAAGATTCATCCACTTTGTGGTTTTCATCCGACAATTGTAACTGGCGATAGTCATAAAACGTCTTTGAGACACCATATATCCCGTCTATTTTGGTGACGAGCAATCTTAAGcagtatattttttataaaattattaatttttattattgataaatatttgttaaaattatattttttaaattaattttttttacagtcatatttttattattaattttcatCATTGAATTTTGCTTAAATTTGATTAATATCCTAAAGATATctgatttatatccatatttggattaaaaaatataaatataattaatatcaaATTCATATCTGTATGATAAATTTGGGTATACTTAATATCCGATTCATATGGTttagaataaatataaaaattaattttcatatcaatttaatattaatattttatatttatatttattaaaaaatatagatatcaatataaatatattcCTATCCAGTCAGTAACTAATCAGCTCTAACCACAACATGGCGATGGGACATCTTCTTTCAAACGTCAAAAGGTAATCAGGACAAAAAAGTCAACAATTTTTGGATTCAACTAATATAGATAAGAATTGTATAAATTGGCAGTCCATCCCGCGTTATGGTGCTAGAGCTGCTGTAAATATCTTTGGatcccctccttttttttatctatcatgttctgaatttttttaagccAAACTATGGATGGAGGCCATCCAACCTTCCAACTCCATTCATCCTCCCTTTTATAACCCTAACCAAACACAGAGTTAAAGTAACGAAGATAGATATAAAGTTTTCATGACCAATGAGCTAACAACATCTACATGATTTGAAATCTTGATCATATATATTCACCgagttttatttcatttttctaaGTTTGCTTTTCTACCTAATCTTTGTATTTTTGTTTGACATACTTCTAAGTTTGTAACTTTAGTTTCCACTTTATAATTTGTATTCTTATGTGAACTTATTTGTTATTTGCTTTTCTAGTGTATATTAatgatctatttttttattttatttattaatctTGTCTTATTTTACAATAATTTCTACTTCTTTGTTTTATGCTTTAAAGTCGGTCTATTATCCATCATTAATATTATTGTTAAATAGTATTTAATTTCCTCATTTTTAAGTCTAATctatatttttacatttttatttaataaaaaataattaattgatGCATAATTTTTGCAtagatgtgtgtgtgtgtatatatatatatgtatgtatgtatgtatgtatgtatgcattttTTAGTATGCCTTACATGTGCTGggcttttttctttatttaatatatgggACTTACTTTgggtaatttatttatttatttatatatgttgGTGAAATGTAATATAGGCCCTTGAAGGCGTGCTATTGCTCAACCAGCCACTCGGCCGACAAAACTTTACCACATCTCGGAGGGCATCTTTAACTGAACCGTTTCCCAACTCCATCCTCGAGACCTCTCGGCCGAAGCTGCTCCCCCGAAACAAAGAGATCTTGTCCCAATAGATACCGCGAAGCATGTTTAGAGCCTCCCagcttccctccctctcttgtCCAGCCGCCTTCTTGTCCAACCTAAGGCTCCCAATCCTCTCCTCCCTCGATTTCTCTTCCTTTAAATCCCCgccctccttttccttctccaAATTCCCACCTCTCCCGAGACTGAGAGCACCCGTCGCATCCCCATTCCCTTCTCCTTTCTCCAGGAGGCCCCCATCCATGGTGGGTAACCCGAGGCTTCGAGGCAAAGGTTAgtgattcttttttcttttttttttctttatgctTTTAGTTATATGTTAGATGTTATATGTTAGATTTTATGTAGAAATTTCGCATCAGTTCTGTTCCTTTTGGTTGGTTAACTTCATGTAATGGCTCTTCTTTGGTTGAAGTGAGCGATCACATTCCCTATTTTGATTAACTTCATTTGAATGACTTGTGTTGATTTCGTTTACAGCTTCATTTAGTGCTGGAAGTACTGGACGAGAGAATAAAGAGTTATTGGTTCAGCATTTGCTTGTTGGTGAAGACAACCTTAAGCTGCTGCTGGATCTCCAACAGCGGCTTTCAGGAGGTTTGTTATTGTGATGCTTCTGCATTAAGCTCAACTGATCTGGCATTACTATTTCTTTTGCTTGAACAATCGCTAGTGGTTATTCTGCTATGGATATGGTGGTAAAGTTTAGGAAATGGTTGAAGGAGAGATAGAGAATGCCAAGCCTTCAttgttttctcctccttttttctttttctgggcTGAGTTGAACCAGTCCAAAAACAAGATGCAACTTCTCTCCAGGACCATTTGATTCTTctgaccaatccttggaaaacgCAGGCAACCTTGAAATCAGAAGATGCAATAttgtatcaaaaaaagaaatccaaaaacCAGTGAAGTAGATCAAGGTCTTATATCTTAGACTAGGATTACGTACCAACTGAACATGAACAAGTATTCTAATGTGCAAAGAAGGGCCTGTTCATGTTTTGGAAGCTAAGTATTGGCTTTCTGGATTTTCAGAAGCTTGAGAGCAGCTTATATAATTTCAAGATTTGATAAAAGTCAGTGCCGACCGTGTGGTCCGGATAAGTGCTCATACTATGGAGACTTGATTGACATGGATGTAAAGGAAAGGAAGTAACATGATAGTAGGATGGAGTAAAAGAAGAAATGGAAATTCATACTTGTTAGTCAATAGGCATGGTCATTGGGTTGGACAATTGATTACTGCAATAGTATTTAGATGTTGATCAGGGCATCAAGAAGGATCTAACCATACTTAAGGTGCTGCAAATTATCTTCTTGAGGAATGGTGCTACAAATCAACATGCACAACATTGAGAAGTTGACAATGGGGGTCTCCACATTAGGTTTGGGGATAGGAGAGTTTAGGCAACAATTCTGACTAGCACAAAATGGGCTTAGGATGGGGAGAGGagcaagggaggaagaagaaagtaaTATTAAGATAAGGGAGGGATAAGACCAAGGAATTAGAATCAAGACAATGGTAAGGTAAGAGATATGGTTGCGAAGAGGATGGGGTAGATATGGATGCAATAGTAGGGTGATGAGATCATGGTTATGGTGGGAGAGACAAGAGAAAGTAGATATCACCAGGACCTCGAGAAGGGGGTTGGGGCAATCAAAGAGAACTAATCAGGGACTATGAACTTGGTTGAGAAAATTTACTACTACCCATTAGATCTAAATTTATTGCTTGCAGTTGATATTCATTTTATCTGTTGGACTAAGATCCATTGGCTTAGACAATTTGTATTAccattttttaatattaaaatgagTAATGACTAGTATCTTTTTGACAAGTAAATAGTAGTTAAATATGTACATATGTTGAATATTATATACTAAGATTTATTAAGCTAGAGATGAGCAATCCAAGGAGTTACCTAAATTTCCATAAAACTTTTGCTAACTTTCGTCTTTGGTTCATGCCTAGCTTGTTTTAGATGGGTGAGCTTTTTCTGAGGCAAAATAAGTGGAATGCCACTTGCTTTCCAGTGCTTTGCTGAATtaaaaatattcttttttttaagctaGTCCTAAAGGTTCTACTTTATGAATTGGTAATTATTCTTCAATGGAAATGAGAACAATGCAATCACTAGTTATAATGTGGGAAAATATGGCATGACTATGCTCACTATGGCTAATATTACCTACTAGAACCAAGTTTTGAGTTTCATGGACCATGCTTTGCGGACTATTGAAGACCATTACATGATTAATTTCTATAGTATTCTATTGTTAGATATAATTGTCCAGTTTGATTGATGTGATAGCTATATATACGGGAGCTTATGCTAGTAAATACTCGATATAAATATTCTTGTGCAATCAAGACAAGGATAAACCATAATCATAACATGCACAATGATAAGAAGACAAATGTTAAACATTAACAATCACATATCATGACAGTTACAAACATTTACACTTGATCAAGGTAGGCAAAACTGGTATTAAGATCTGTATTGCTTGTCCAGTGATACGGTATGGTACTATGTTGTGCTGACTTGCAGTGTACTAACAAAGGGGAGTTGAAGAgggaaggggagagggagaaggaatgagaggaagagggagcgagggagggagggcgggggagagggagaggaagggaaagagagagggagagggaggaggggagagagaggctGAGAGATGGAAAGGGAGAGGGCTTTTGAGCTCCCTCTCATCCTGCTATGGTGTAAAGAAAGAGTGGAAAAGatagagagagggaaggagggagagtAGAGAGGTAGCGAGGGAGAGgctgagagagggagagggagaggacttTCAATCCCATCTCCTTCGGCTATGGTGTAATAGGCGCAAAGCCATTGTTTTAAAACGACATAGGGGCTTTGGCCCTTTTTTTCGAATTTTTTTAAAGTCAACAGTCATTGCTGACTTcactaaaaaaatcaaaaagaaagaaataaagggGTTGGGGCTCCTGTTTTGTTTTGAAACAGGTGCTCCATCCTTGTTACATGTGCTAGAGGAGAGGGTTCTCAAaagccccccccctctctccctctcttggcctctctccctctttctccatctctctctctctctttgctcTCTTTCACTACCGACTTcactaaaaaaaattcaaaaagaaaaaattaaagggGTTGGAGCACCTGTTTTGTTCAAATAGGTGGTCTATCCTTGTTATGTGTGTCAGAGGAGAGGGTTCTCAaaaccccctctctctctccctctcttggcctctctccctccctccctctccctctccctccatccctctctctttcctctctttccttctccctcttctcctccctcgtCGGTGTCTCGATCTTAGGGGCGGAACTGCATTAGTCCGCCCTGGTACGGCTCGGTATGCTCCGAACCGGGTGCTTTGGGGCGGAACCATGCACTTAATCGGAATCCTCACTGGCAAAAGTTAAAAGCTTGTCAGCCAAAAGAAGAACAAAGGCTTAATGAATAGGTGAAccaaaagacaattatgttttcaatcataTCTCCTACCGCTATGAATGTTGACAACCTTGCAGCATCTTTAAGGTTTTCTTCAATTACAATGGATAGTGGTAAGGAAAGACTAGAACCAGGGAGTAAAATGTGAATTATCTCCAGGACGGACTTAAAGCAAACTCATGCTAGCACATGGTTGTCAAGAGGGTGGAGTAGCTGGAAATGTTGCACCTAGTCCCAAAGTTTTTAGTTGTGGAGATCTTGGTCATCTAGGAGAGAGTCCAACATTGAGATGGACTGAGATTTTAATTTATCTTAGGCGAGATGCGAAGTCCAGGAAAAATAGGAAATGTCCGAGATTTCGAAGATCTAGGATGATATTAAAGGAACCAAGATCAGTTAATATAGAAAAGCCCTGGGTTAGCTTCCATGTTAAGCAagtgattttaatattttagttaaacaTCAATTTAAGAAACTAAAAGGTGGACTAGGAAATCTTGGCCAATATTTTGGTTATTATATCAGCGGATATATCAGGATATTTCCTGATATATCAGTACATATCAACTGCTATAATGGGGGCTAAGGTATAGGTTATATCGTATTGGTGACAGTCTGATGCCGATATAAACTGATTTGGTCAAGATATCAGCCAAGAGGACTTGTTGCTTGGTCCATGGAATTGATAATGAAACCAATATCCAATACAATGACTTTCTTTGACAAATTATTAGTCCAAATCTATGTATAAATATTCGCAATATGAGACTGAGGAAGTGTAAGAGAGTCAAAATGTGTGTGTGAAGACAGAGAAGATGTTACTAAACAAATGGAAAAGGACAAAGATCGGGGAGGCTAAGGAAGTCAACATGGAGAAAGGAGGGGCAATTGTGAAGGGAAACTTGGTGACAAAGaagtataataatatttatCTACGGAGTCTTAATCAATTTAGACTAGTAAAACGTTTAGCTTTATTGTTCAAGACTATAGAAACACATGCAGCCAATTAAGCAGGATTCTTTGAACAGTTAATATGTGGAGGAGAGCCATGTAAGTACAACTGAATAGTCAGGATATCGAAAGTACTGAAAAGGACTCTACTTGTCCCCAGAAAAGGAGAATAAAGgccttcaatggattggaaaatATAGTGTTTGTTATGGTAAACTATGAGGAGGGCAACTTCAACAATGATTAGCAGAAAATAGAGAGTGAACGATTTCAAGGATATAGTGGCACTTTTAACCACCAATTTGTCAATTTGTGTGCTGACATATAAGCCGAGTTAATGATGCACTTAGAAAGGAGTAAAGACTGAAACTTAGTACATATGCTAAACTCTAAATTCGATGTGAAAATTCATAAAGACTTTATTAATTATATTGGTGGTGCTCAAAGTAAAAATATGTAAAGCACGAATGGTGAAAATATTATTAACAGTTTAACACCTTTTTAAAGGAATGAATTTCAGTAACGATGTTTACACTGCATTAATAAGAAGAGTAACTGTTGGCTTTTTTCTGGAAAAAGATTGGAATAAATGGTGACGCAGTTTGTGGGCGAGGCCAAGACTGTACTGAATAACCAAGTCTGGTATGAGACATCTCCAATATATTTGATATTTAAAGATATTTACAGTAGATTGTCATACACTCACAAACATTGCTCTGGTGCATACTTTGAAGTGTTCTAATCTTAATATAATTTTCCAAAAAGAGTGCTGGCAATCTACCTCAAGTTTTATTTCCTAGGTTGTATGCTGCATCCAGTAAAAAATGTAATATTTGAGGCTTGACCCAATTAAACATTCACAGGTTTTTTAGCTTTTCTACATCTCTATCTCTGTTGATGGTCATTTATTGGGGAAATAATTGGAAAAAAAGTTCAGGTTACAACGAAGTTTTCATGCCTTTGCCCACTGGGTCGTTAGCTTGATCCTATGGTGTGCATGTtgttatatttaattattccaTCTATTGATCCTTACATGAGTGATCGTCTATCAATCTACACATGCTATGATATATTACAATCATCATGTTTCTGttagattgttttttttttcttaaatgatttcCAACTTTATATTGATTTGTTCAGGAGATGATCTAAGTGATTTGGCTGTGGAGTACTCAATATGCCCATCCAAAGAGATTGGTGGGATGCTTGGGTGGGTTCGAAGAGGGCAAACGGTATGCATAAGCTGGctaatctaaattattttagttTTACCTAGAAAACTAGAATCATAATGATATGGCTTTGTAACAGTAGAATGTATGCTCTTTGTGTCTACATGTGAGATTATCAGTCATAACCAACAAGAACTATGGGAAAGTACACATATTTGTGTTGTCTTTGGGATATAAATTTGAGACATAGCAGCCAAGCAAGATCATGCTTCACTGTTGGTAATTGATATTGACAAAAAACCAGATAAGCTTGTATATTGATGAGAGCACTAAGAAACATAATAACCAAATGACTGGAAACCAGTTGATATGCAAAGTTCCATGCCTTAAAATCCATGAATCTTCAAAAAATGTTCAAAGAATGTTCATATACAGATTAAATAGCCTGTTCTAGATCTGCTTATCCTTGATACACTCAATTATTTTCTATACTTCTGTATTGCACTGCACTCTAAGTCATGTCTTACTGTTGTtctataaaatttttctttatgtCTCCAAGATTTGTGCTTGTCGCATTATATTCCAGATGCACGACTCCACTTCATTCAACTAGCTTTAGTTCTATTACATGTATCTTCATCTATCTtcctattattttatataatagaTCCTAAACAATAAAGTTGGTAACATTGTAGTATCTCTTATCCATCAATCTTAATTGATGTTATATCGTTATTtccatttttattaaatttacatCGTATATACTTTGGAtttgttctatttttttaagCCTTGATCCTGAATATTGATTATGCTCGATGAAATTCAAACAATTACAACAAAAGGATGCTTCACTGGGGCTAAAAGAAATAGGTAATTTGTTCGGttaatttatttcaaaatgCTGGAGTATACGTGAAAACATTTGCATAGTCAAATTGGTACTATTTGGCTAGTAACCGATAGTCAAATTGGTACTATTTGATTAGTAACCGACTATCATAACTGTTGGTTAAGGATTCACTTGCACACTAACTATTGTACCTAATGCTTAAGTTTCAACAGAAACCGACTATTATACTAGCTGTCTGAGGGTTCAATTAAATTCAATAACCAGAGGATTAATTTCAATCTATAAAACAAGAGCAATATGGTAGTTAACAAACATTTCAGCTGATAGAATATAGTTCACTATCAATTGCTTGAATGCTGTAAGATATAGGAGTGGCAATTTGTGACCTGACTCTGATGCAATGATCATCGAAGATCAGCTTCTAAGGTCTAAGGGAGCGTGCAACAGCTTCAAAAATCAGCTCTGAAAGCAATCACAGCTGTTCGGACCCATAAAGGGTTAGAGATTACAAGGCTATATTATAATTGAGGCATCTTAGGGCCTCATCGCACTGCAAGGAGCATCTATGAGGCAAGATGACCCCAAATTTGTTGCTAACCGATTAGCCTGctgttttattttcttattatgcTGTTTTCACGTCAGTTTTGATCTTAGTTCAGAGATGTCACTGTTCACATTGTACTTTACTATGAACAGTATTCACTACACTGTTGTGCATAATTAGGGATCCTAAAGGTTTTAGTTAGTTAGTACGTTAAGGGGGTTTTGTTAGATATTGTTTGCTGAAGTAATTGAGCCCTAATTTGACTAAGAATAGGAAAGGTTAGGGATTTACTTAGACTTATATGTGGCCTTCTTTTGGGTGTCAAATAGTAATGTTCGCAGAAAATTTTGAAGAACTATAGAACTTCTTTGAAGCCTGGTTCGATTGTTTTCCCTTCCCTATCTCTcatatttcttcttctctttcttgttATCTCTTCGTTCGTTACTAATTTTGATCTCTATATCATTTTTTGTTAATTGATCAGTGCCATTGCTATATTCATTATCATCTGATATTCAGTTTTTTCTTCAGTATTCTAGTAGGATTTAATCACTGCCATGAAATATTTGCTGGTTTTGATGTTCTAGGTTCTCCTTGTTAACTTCTCTTCAGACATTATAGTTATTGACATGGCACAGGCTGGAGGGTCTAGCACAGGCTTCAGATTTTCTAGACGGAAGACTAATCAAGTGATTGAtgcaaggaattaaatctaaaacctAGAATTTAAAAGCAATTATCAATTAAAAACCAAAGGCAAAGAGATCTACTtgttaaactaaaactaaaggaaaagCATAACTAGCAGCTTCTTGCCTCGCTACCAAGAGGGCCTTGCTGTCACCAAAGACTCCACTAACTAACCGCATCATCTTTCTCTATAATCCACCAGGGTCGCACAGAATCGACCGTGAAAGAGAAAAACACAATATGTTCACTCAAGAAAAGAGAAGCttattattaaattttcaaTACTCAAACTGTACAGGATGTGGTATTTATAGGTCTGGAGCCCTTTCAAAACTAGGGACATCTAGGTATCTCAGAGTttgaaaataataagaaaagctACTACTAAGCTAACTAAAGTAAGCAAATTCGCCTCTCTTGACCTTCTAGAAGAAAATTGCTTCTGACAGTAACCTATCTGCTACCACAATCCTTCAGATGTCAGTTATGGCCCGTCAAATCAACTGAAGGTGACTAGATCCATCGTTGATTGCCCTGGATTTGGAGTTTATCTTGGAGTAAAGGTAGGAGCCTTTTGATGGTAGGAAGCTACCATAGGATACTTTTTGATGGTGGCTAGCTCACTTTAAGTTGTGTTCTGATGGCACTCTATTATTTGTCAGTAGGGTTTTGTGTCCTAGTGCTTTATTTTAGGGCTTGCCTTGGTTTCGGCTTGGTCCTCCTGCCTGTTAAGTCTGATGTATTGACTACTGACATCAGATTATATGCATATGTCCAAATATTAAATGGAGTCTGAAAATGCtagattttaattttcttcccTCCATACATAGACCTACAAGAAGATTTGGTCAATCCGAGAAAACTATGATTAGTTCTTTGCTGTCTTGTTCTCAGATCTTGGATAATATGCAATGAAGCTGCTTCAAACTGAAGCTATCCTATTCCTAGGGTCCTCCCATGCATCGCAGATGAACCCTAAGTTGTTCAGCATCAGATTTCCCGAATGACTGTAACCGACTTGAGATAAATGGGTTCAAGTTTGGCATAAATGATTTTGGATTGTAGACGGGTTGACCTGACTTAACTACTTATTAAATAGATCAGGTTCAGTTCAAAGTCCGACTCCTCTAACGCATTtcaatctttttaatatttggGTCAGGTTTTAAATGCTATGGGACAGGGGTGTCCCGATTCCTCCATGGAATGGGACACCCTGTGCATTGTCATATCTTGGTTGAGCATTCTAGTCCTTACTTGTGACAtcctttttatattattttaacttaatttttattagaaactttttgttttatttgtttttaaatatatttggaTGGGGGTTTGATGATTGATGGCCATCAATGGGCCCTGATCCCACTTTAAAACCCAAATTGGAAGGAAACACACCTCGGGTGCTAGGGTTCCActtaatttgaaaaatatacaTGAGAGCACAGGGGATGTCCCTAGCAAACAGAAGCAGATCCCAGATTGAAGCCTGCTGCTCTGCTGTCTCTCTTCACCATAATGCCAAGTAGGTTCCCATCGTCTCTCTCCCTTCTTATTTCCttcctttgtttcttttcttcttcctttcttttcgccttctttccttttctttcattttcttcttccttccttctttgttcttctttattttctttattatttccttattttctttccttttcttctttgttcctTTAGCCCGTTCTATTCCGTTTCTttgttccttttcttctttgttcttcttcttcttcctcctccacctcttcttcttcttctgcttcctcctcctccttcgtggcttctttcttttttcctccaCTTGGCTAATTTGAGTGCCTTTTCCAACTGGTCTATCCAGAGATAGAGGAGGCTAATAACCACGGGAGTTTATCTATTTAGCCATGCCAGTGGATTGGGAGTTCTAGTCCTCATCAACCATGGGACAAATTAGTGGATCACCCATACTTGTTGGTGTCTCTGACGGGATGAACGTAGGACGGTTGGGGTGTCTTGCCTGCAAAAGGTACTGTGTCTTAAAATGGACTGAATGTTCTTTGGTTTTCTGGTTTTAACGACTGATGTGATTTTGCATTTACTATCTTGAATAAAATCTTGTACAAAGGGATTAGGGAGAttttttatatttgatatattatCTTCAAACTTGATTTGCATATCTTAACATCAATTGTCCTATCCTTTATGGTGTTTTGAGGCACATAATTACACTCTGTCATATCTATATTTGCAAATAAACATAGCTATTAATATGTGAAATTTTTTCCATGAAATCTGACCAGGTGCCAGAATTTGAGGAAGCTGTATTTAATGCTCCTTTAAATAAAGTTGTGCGTTGCAAGACTAAATTTGGCTGGCACCTCTTGCAAGTGCTTTCTGAGAGGTAGACAACCAGACCATTCTTTGCATTCAAAGCTTTGCTTCATATTGAGCAAATAGTCCACACTCTAGAATAACTCCTTTGTTGAACATGTTGCAATGCCAGGGAAGAATCTATACTACAGGATATTGAGCCAGAAGAACTTCATTCAAAAATGCAAGATCCAAGTTTCATTGAGGGAGCTCAGTTGATAGATGTCCGAGAACCTGAAGAAGTGTATGTATCCTTTTATTTCTGTCCCTCATTTTGTGATCAACATGAACTCATCCACAACATCTGTGGTATCATGGGCATCTTATGCTTGCCAAATCTCGTAGCAGGATCAAATAACAAATCAAGAATCATGAGTAACACCAATTGATAGATTTCCAGCATATTGGAATTTGGCATTTGCTATGAATTTGTCTAGAGGTGTGGGCTTAGCTCAAGCATGACTCAAATATTGAAATGCTTGTGAGTTGTGACGGTAAGATTTTGACATGAAAACTTTTTTCCGTAATTAACATTCTTGGTAAATTGGTGAGGAAGTAAAATAGAGATTATTCGTACCAAACTCCAATATGTAAAATAATgaacttatttttatataagttGATAAAGTAATTACTTTCTGTCTGttatacattatttatattt
This genomic window from Phoenix dactylifera cultivar Barhee BC4 unplaced genomic scaffold, palm_55x_up_171113_PBpolish2nd_filt_p 000848F, whole genome shotgun sequence contains:
- the LOC103713289 gene encoding rhodanese-like/PpiC domain-containing protein 12, chloroplastic isoform X2 codes for the protein MFRASQLPSLSCPAAFLSNLRLPILSSLDFSSFKSPPSFSFSKFPPLPRLRAPVASPFPSPFSRRPPSMVGNPRLRGKASFSAGSTGRENKELLVQHLLVGEDNLKLLLDLQQRLSGGDDLSDLAVEYSICPSKEIGGMLGWVRRGQTVPEFEEAVFNAPLNKVVRCKTKFGWHLLQVLSEREESILQDIEPEELHSKMQDPSFIEGAQLIDVREPEEVAQASLPGFKILPLQQFGTWGSVITDEFDPQKDTYVLYIWTEYGVFILHFILGHADLRA
- the LOC103713289 gene encoding rhodanese-like/PpiC domain-containing protein 12, chloroplastic isoform X1 gives rise to the protein MFRASQLPSLSCPAAFLSNLRLPILSSLDFSSFKSPPSFSFSKFPPLPRLRAPVASPFPSPFSRRPPSMVGNPRLRGKASFSAGSTGRENKELLVQHLLVGEDNLKLLLDLQQRLSGGDDLSDLAVEYSICPSKEIGGMLGWVRRGQTVPEFEEAVFNAPLNKVVRCKTKFGWHLLQVLSEREESILQDIEPEELHSKMQDPSFIEGAQLIDVREPEEVAQASLPGFKILPLQQFGTWGSVITDEFDPQKDTYVLCHHGVRSLQVAKWLQTQGFKRVFNVSGGIHAYALKADPSIPTY